Proteins from one Setaria italica strain Yugu1 chromosome V, Setaria_italica_v2.0, whole genome shotgun sequence genomic window:
- the LOC101770858 gene encoding uncharacterized protein LOC101770858: protein MARDRSPTNSPPAKRRKESSTTTVAALGEDILLEIFLRLPCLATLVRAALTCRGWRRAVASYPAFHRRFRQLHPAPLLGLLFNPPGPVQDPELPAFPSFVPTRGTDRDQAAAVRGGDFFLTSLQERSGVHNGWDIHDCRGGYVLLANGDQETMAVVNPLVRRSERFLDFGHKDTLEGHRACGIVHRACLLCSDEDPTSFRVIIIAHDKSRVRATVFSSETGEWSVRRWVHIPARPRRGRGERWILNSNMQANGFLYWVSKNRKYMVTLDTATVDFSVNELPIFLQNRHCTFVVGEMKNGEACIVYAINFTVGVLFRRTESDGVDRWVLDRAELLETQLGRVLGEVMENYNEVEVVAVRDGFAYLATTESLNDSGTPSWFLSLCLETMILEKLFQRTYDSSVHPYVMPWPPSLVGNYGRFAPEDGT from the coding sequence aTGGCGAGAGACAGATCTCCAACCAATTCGCCGCCGGCGAAACGCCGTAAGGAAtccagcaccaccaccgtcgCTGCCCTCGGCGAGGACATCCTGCTCGAGATCTTCCTCCGCCTTCCCTGCCTCGCCACGCTCGTCCGCGCCGCCCTCACCTGCCGCGGGTGGCGCCGGGCGGTGGCCTCCTACCCGGCCTTCCACCGCCGCTTCCGCCAGCTCCACCCGGCGCCCCTCCTGGGACTTCTCTTCAATCCTCCTGGCCCCGTTCAAGACCCTGAGCTCCCCGCCTTCCCCTCCTTCGTCCCCACCCGCGGCACCGACCGGGaccaagccgccgccgtccgtggCGGCGACTTCTTCCTCACCTCCCTCCAGGAGCGCTCCGGTGTCCACAACGGCTGGGACATCCACGACTGCCGCGGCGGGTACGTCCTCCTCGCCAATGGTGATCAGGAAACAATGGCGGTGGTCAATCCCTTGGTGCGACGGAGCGAAAGGTTCCTTGATTTTGGCCACAAGGACACTCTTGAAGGTCATCGCGCCTGCGGCATCGTACACAGGGCCTGCTTGCTCTGCTCCGACGAAGACCCCACGTCGTTCCGCGTGATCATTATTGCCCATGACAAGTCCAGGGTGCGGGCTACTGTCTTCAGCTCGGAGACCGGCGAGTGGTCCGTTCGCCGGTGGGTGCATATCCCGGCGAGGCCACGGCGCGGCCGTGGCGAACGGTGGATTCTGAACAGCAACATGCAGGCCAATGGATTCTTGTACTGGGTTTCGAAAAATCGCAAATATATGGTCACACTGGACACGGCAACAGTGGATTTCTCTGTCAATGAGCTCCCTATTTTCCTGCAGAATCGACACTGCACCTTCGTTGTGGGTGAAATGAAGAATGGTGAAGCCTGTATTGTCTATGCTATTAACTTCACAGTTGGTGTCCTGTTTCGCAGAACAGAGAGTGATGGCGTTGATAGGTGGGTGCTGGACAGGGCTGAACTCTTGGAGACACAGCTTGGTCGGGTCCTTGGCGAAGTAATGGAGAACTACAATGAGGTGGAGGTTGTGGCAGTAAGGGATGGCTTTGCGTACTTGGCAACAACAGAAAGTTTAAATGATTCTGGGACTCCTAGTTGGTTCTTGTCCCTCTGCTTGGAAACAATGATATTGGAGAAGCTGTTTCAGAGGACGTATGATAGTTCGGTGCACCCCTATGTTATGCCATGGCCGCCTTCTTTAGTTGGTAACTATGGGAGGTTTGCACCTGAAGATGGTACATGA